From Paenibacillus sp. GP183, one genomic window encodes:
- a CDS encoding response regulator transcription factor — protein MREKILVIDDDEKITSMLRRGLAFEGYTVVTAANGTEGLKQILEQEPHLLIVDVMMPQVDGWEVVRRVREGGSDMPILMLTAKDEVGDRVKGLDLGADDYLVKPFALEELFARVRVLLRRRAERPEQATNRLSYEDIVLDLDTREVFRGGKLVELTTKEFELLSLFLQNPKRVLSRDIIMEKIWGYDYSGESNVLEVYIALLRQKTEEYGDKRIIQTVRGAGYVLRGEY, from the coding sequence ATGAGAGAGAAGATTTTAGTGATTGACGATGATGAGAAAATTACCTCCATGCTTCGGCGAGGATTGGCATTTGAAGGCTATACCGTGGTTACAGCGGCCAATGGCACTGAAGGGCTTAAGCAAATATTGGAGCAAGAGCCCCATCTGTTGATTGTCGACGTGATGATGCCGCAGGTCGACGGGTGGGAGGTCGTTCGCAGAGTTCGTGAGGGCGGCAGCGATATGCCTATCTTAATGCTGACCGCAAAGGATGAAGTCGGCGACAGGGTTAAAGGGCTTGATCTCGGGGCCGATGATTACCTCGTGAAGCCGTTCGCGCTGGAGGAGTTGTTCGCGCGGGTTCGTGTCTTGCTGCGCAGACGAGCAGAGCGACCCGAACAGGCTACGAATCGGCTAAGCTATGAGGATATTGTGCTTGATCTCGACACCAGAGAGGTATTCCGCGGAGGCAAGCTGGTTGAGCTGACAACCAAGGAGTTTGAGCTTCTCAGCCTTTTTCTGCAAAATCCGAAGCGAGTGCTTTCACGAGATATCATTATGGAGAAAATTTGGGGCTATGATTACAGCGGGGAATCGAACGTTCTCGAGGTGTATATCGCGTTGCTTCGCCAAAAAACGGAGGAGTATGGAGACAAAAGGATTATCCAAACCGTTCGCGGCGCCGGCTATGTCCTGAGAGGAGAATACTAG
- a CDS encoding trypsin-like peptidase domain-containing protein has translation MEDNKKDYGDFFKQQQSQNDHAPEDPSKEPSAKPERPSYYYSYGPYNSAFQENKPEDGRQNSTSVTSANGTSSVEVTPPKPLRPFGYADSPLPNTANEWDREKKKRSSARSIFAAFMAGAVVVATLMFSADKMNLFTGSQPLAPSGSGTNAASGTNSSSSNNGGVQKTALDLNRPTNIAQIAKDAGPAIVKVEALVKTQANSNNGIFNDPFFRQFFGDGQGGPTPPNSGQNGSGGSGALQPAGMGTGFIFEKSGYILTNEHVVDGADQVQVTVQGFDKPFTAKVLGTSYDLDLAALKIEGTADFSTLPIGNADSVNVGDWVVAIGNPYGFDHTVTVGVLSAKERGISIPDTKGTRNYKALLQTDASINPGNSGGPLLNLNGEVIGINTAVSAQAQGIGFAIPSTTISSVLDSLKNNVTIPRTPVPYLGVSLQDIDSSWVTELKLQNTEGAIVGTVDRKTPAFTAGVRPYDVIVDINGAKVKNSAELVAKVKATKVGDKVTLGIIRDGKRTDIVVTVGDKNQLNQTAPAQ, from the coding sequence ATGGAAGACAACAAAAAAGATTACGGCGATTTTTTCAAGCAACAGCAGTCTCAAAATGATCATGCACCGGAGGACCCGTCCAAAGAACCTTCAGCCAAGCCTGAGCGTCCTTCCTATTATTATTCCTATGGACCTTACAATTCCGCGTTTCAAGAGAATAAACCTGAAGACGGAAGACAGAATTCTACATCGGTTACAAGCGCTAACGGAACTTCCAGTGTGGAAGTAACACCGCCCAAGCCGCTGCGTCCGTTCGGATATGCGGATTCGCCGCTGCCGAATACAGCCAACGAGTGGGATCGTGAAAAGAAGAAGCGTTCATCCGCTCGGAGTATCTTTGCAGCTTTCATGGCTGGAGCAGTTGTGGTAGCGACATTGATGTTTTCTGCAGATAAGATGAATCTGTTCACTGGCAGCCAACCACTCGCTCCAAGCGGTTCAGGGACAAATGCAGCGAGCGGCACTAATTCAAGCAGCAGCAATAACGGCGGAGTCCAAAAGACAGCGCTGGATCTTAACAGGCCTACTAACATTGCCCAAATTGCCAAGGATGCTGGTCCGGCTATCGTCAAGGTAGAAGCATTGGTAAAGACCCAAGCCAACTCTAATAACGGTATTTTCAATGACCCTTTCTTCCGCCAATTTTTTGGCGACGGGCAAGGCGGCCCCACGCCTCCAAACAGCGGGCAAAATGGCAGCGGCGGGAGCGGCGCGCTTCAACCGGCTGGAATGGGAACAGGGTTTATTTTTGAAAAATCCGGTTATATTCTGACCAATGAACACGTTGTGGACGGAGCCGATCAAGTGCAGGTTACCGTACAAGGCTTTGATAAGCCATTTACAGCCAAAGTACTCGGGACCAGCTATGATCTTGACCTTGCCGCTCTGAAAATTGAAGGCACTGCTGATTTCTCCACCCTGCCAATCGGTAATGCGGATAGTGTGAATGTGGGTGACTGGGTCGTAGCAATCGGAAATCCCTATGGATTTGATCACACGGTAACGGTTGGCGTACTCAGCGCAAAAGAGCGTGGAATCAGCATCCCGGATACCAAAGGCACAAGAAATTACAAAGCCTTGCTCCAGACGGATGCATCGATTAACCCCGGAAATTCCGGCGGTCCGCTGCTGAACCTGAATGGGGAAGTTATTGGAATTAATACGGCTGTGAGCGCTCAAGCCCAAGGCATCGGGTTTGCGATTCCGTCCACCACCATTTCCTCCGTATTGGATAGCTTGAAAAACAATGTTACCATCCCTAGAACTCCAGTCCCATACCTGGGAGTATCACTTCAGGATATCGATAGCAGTTGGGTTACTGAATTGAAGCTGCAAAATACAGAAGGCGCTATTGTAGGCACTGTTGACCGCAAAACGCCAGCTTTCACGGCAGGAGTTCGCCCCTATGATGTTATCGTTGATATTAACGGTGCCAAAGTGAAGAACAGCGCAGAATTGGTCGCAAAAGTGAAGGCCACCAAGGTCGGTGACAAAGTGACGCTGGGCATCATCCGCGACGGTAAACGAACTGATATAGTTGTAACGGTCGGTGACAAAAATCAGTTGAATCAAACAGCACCGGCGCAATAA
- a CDS encoding YugN family protein translates to MKSLESKLEHVQESFDSVRANLHKHNFTLGGNWDYDHGYFDRNLDEAQKVWLRIPFQVITGRLEGDTEATDAFVQIGTPFVLKHLYNEGLDPEAEAETYGALVDQFQTPVDADAKLEDPWIQKASALLKEVERNWQLI, encoded by the coding sequence ATGAAATCATTGGAATCCAAGCTGGAACATGTGCAGGAATCATTCGACAGCGTAAGGGCTAATTTACACAAGCATAACTTTACACTTGGCGGAAATTGGGATTATGATCATGGATATTTTGATCGGAACTTGGATGAAGCCCAAAAGGTTTGGCTGAGGATTCCCTTCCAGGTGATCACCGGAAGATTGGAAGGAGATACCGAAGCTACGGATGCGTTTGTCCAAATCGGTACTCCGTTTGTGCTGAAGCATCTATATAATGAAGGCTTGGATCCGGAAGCCGAGGCGGAGACGTACGGGGCTTTAGTCGATCAATTCCAGACGCCTGTTGATGCTGATGCGAAATTGGAAGATCCGTGGATCCAGAAAGCTTCTGCACTGCTTAAAGAAGTAGAACGCAATTGGCAGCTGATTTAG